The window aactttttgtttacaaatttacaattgagtatgcaaatgtattagccgtgtaaaaactattataaatacaaattctgaagtggatacagacattattagctgagtatgcaaatgtattagacgtgtaaaaactaatataaatataaattctgaagtggaatcaggcattattagctgagttgtgaactttttgtttacaaatttacaattgagtatgcaaatgtattagcattgtaagaactaatttaaatataaaatctgccgtggatacatgcattattagctgagatgtgaactttttgtttacaaatttacaattgtgtatgcaaatgtattagacgtgtaaaaactaataaaaatataaattctgaagtggatgcaggcattattagctgagttatgaactttttgtttacaaatttacaattgagtgtgcaaatgtattagcattgtaagaactaatttaaatataaattctaaagtggatatatgcattactatctgagttgtgaactttttgttgacaaatttacaattgagtatgcaaatgtattagacgtgtaaaaactaatataaatataaattctgaagtggattcaggcattattagctgagttgtgaactttttgtttacaaatttacaattgagtatgcaaatgtattagcattgtaagaactaatttaaatataaaatctgccgtggatacatgcattattagctaagatgtgaactttttgtttacaaatttacaattgagtatgcaaatgtattagacgtgtaaaaactaatataaatacaaattctgaagtggattcaggcattattagctgagttgtgaactttttgttttcaaatttacaattgagtatgcaaatgtattagccgtgtaaaaactattataaatacaaattctgaagtggatacagacattattagctgagtatgcaaatgtattagacgtgtaaaaactaatataaatataaattctgaagtggaatcaggcattattagctgagttgtgaactttttgtttacaaatttacaattgagtatgcaaatgtattagcattgtaagaactaatttaaacataaaatctgccgtggatacatgcattattagctgagatgtgaactttttgtttacaaatttagaattgagtatgcaaatgtattagccgtgtaacaactattataaatacacattctaaagtggatacagacattattagctgagttatgaacattttgtttacaatttacaattgagtatgcaaatgtataagccgtgtaaaaactaatataagtacaaattctgccgtggatacatgcattattagctgagttgtgaactttttgtttacaaatttacaattgagtatgcaaatgtattagcattgtaagaactaatttaaatataaaatctgccgtggatacatgcattattagctgagatgtgaactttttgtttacaaatttacaattgagtatgcaaatgtattagacgtgtaaaaactaataaaaatataaattctgaagtggatgcaggcattattagctgagttatgaactttttgtttacaaatttacaattgagtgtgcaaatgtattagcattgtaagaactaatttaaatataaattctaaagtggatatatgcattactatctgagttgtgaactttttgttgacaaatttacaattgagtatgcaaatgtattagacgtgtaaaaactaatataaatataaattctgaagtggattcaggcattattagctgagttgtgaactttttgtttacaaatttacaattgagtatgcaaatgtattagcattgtacgaactaatttaaatataaaatctgccgtggatacatgcattattagctaagatgtgaactttttgtttacaaatttacaattgagtatgcaaatgtattagacgtgtaaaaactaatataaatataaattctgaagtggattcaggcattattagctgagttgtgaactttttgttttcaaatttacaattgagtatgcaaatgtattagccgtgtaaaaactattataaatacaaattctgaagtggatacagacattattagctgagtatgcaaatgtattagacgtgtaaaaactaatataaatataaattctgaagtggaatcaggcattattagctgagttgtgatcttttagtttacaaatttaccattgagtatgcaaatgtattagcattgtaagaactaatttaaatataaattctaaggtggatatatgcattattagttgagatgtgaactttttgtttacaaatttaaaattgagtatgcaaatttattagccgtgtaaaaactaatataaatacaaattctgaagtggattcaggcattattagctgagttgtgaactttttgttttcaaatttacaattgagtatgcaaatgtattagccgtgtaaaaactattataaatacaaattctgaagtggatacagacattattagctgagtatgcaaatgtattagacgtgtaaaaactaatataaatataaattctgaagtggaatcaggcattattagctgagttgtgaactttttgtttacaaatttacaattgagtatgcaaatgtattagcattgtaagaactaatttaaacataaaatctgccgtggatacatgcattattagctgagatgtgaactttttgtttacaaatttagaattgagtatgcaaatgtattagccgtgtaacaactattataaatacacattctaaagtggatacagacattattagctgagttatgaactttttgtttacaatttacaattgagtatgcaaatgtataagccgtgtaaaaactaatataagtacaaattctgccgtggatacatgcattattagctgagttgtgaactttttgtttacaaatttacaattgagtatgcaaatgtattagcattgtaagaactaatttaaatataaaatctgccgtggatacatgcattattagcagagatgtgaactttttgtttacaaatttagaattgagtatgcaaatgtattagacgtttaaaaactaatataaatataaattctgaactggattcaggcattattagctgagttatgaactttttgtttacaaatttacaattgagtgtgcaaatgtattagcattgtaagaactaatttaaatataaattctaaagtggatatatgcattactatctgagttgtgaactttttgtttacaaatttacaattgagtatgcaaatgtattagacgtgtaaaaactaatataaatataaattctgaagtggattcaggcattattagctgagttgtgaactttttgcttacaaatttacaattgagtatgcaaatgtattagcattgtaagaactaatttaaatataaaatctgccgtggatacatgcattattagctgagatgtgaactttttgtttacaaatttacaattgagtatgcaaatgtattagacgtgtaaaaactaataaaaatataaattctgaagtggatgcaggcattattagctgagttatgaactttttgtttacaaatttacaattgagtgtgcaaatgtattagcattgtaagaactaatttaaatataaattctaaagtggatatatgcattactatctgagttgtgatctttttgtttacaaatttacaattgagtatggaaatgtattagacgtgtaaaaactaatataaatataaattctgaagtggattcaggcattattagctgagttatgaactttttgtttacaaatttacaattgagtgtgcaaatgtattagcattgtaagaactaatttaaatataaattctaaagtggatatatgcattattttctgagctgtgatctttttgtttacaaatttacaatttagtatgcaaatgtattagacgtgtaaaaactaatataaatataaattctgaagtggattcaggcattattagctgagttatgatctttttgtttacaaatttacaattgagtatgcaaatgtattagcattataagaactaatttaaatataaattctaaagtggatacatgcattattagttgagatgcgaactttttgtttacaaatttaaaattgagtatgcaaatttattagccgtgtaaaaactaatataaatacaaattctgaagtggattcatgcattattagctgagttgtgaactttttgttttcaaatttacagttgagtatgcaaacgtattagcattgtaagaactaatttaaatataaattctaaagtggacacatgcattattagttgagatgtgaactttttgtttacaaatttaaaattgagtatgcaaatgtattagccgtgtaaaaactattataaatacaaattctgaagtggatacagacattattagctgagtatgcaaatgtattagacgtgtaaaaactaatataaatataaattctgaagtggaatcaggcattattagctgatttgtgaactttttgtttacaaatttacaattgagtatgcaaatgtattagcattgtaagaactaatttaaacataaaatctgccgtggatacatgcattattagctgagatatgaactttttgtttacaaatttacaattgagtatgcaaatgtattagacgtgtaaaaactaatataaatataaattctgaagtggattcaggcattattagctgagttatgaactttttgtttacaaatttacaattgagtgtgcaaatgtattagcattgtaagaactaatttaaatataaattctaaagtggatatatgcattattttctgagctgtgatctttttgtttacaaatttacaatttagtatgcaaatttattagacgtgtaaaaactaatataaatataaattctgaagtggattcaggcattattagctgagttatgatctttttgtttacaaatttacaattgagtatgcaaatgtattagcattataagaactaatttaaatataaattctaaagtggatacatgcattattagttgagatgtgaactttttgtttacaaatttaaaattgagtatgcaaatttattagccgtgtaaaaactaatataaatacaaattctgaagtggattcatgcattattagctgagttgtgaactttttgttttcaaatttacagttgagtatgcaaatgtattagcattgtaagaactaatttaaatataaattctaaagtggacacatgcattattagttgagatgtgaactttttgtttacaaatttaaaattgagtatgcaaatgtattagccgtgtaaaaactattataaatacaaattctgaagtggatacagacattattagctgagtatgcaaatgtattagacgtgtaaaaactaatataaatataaattctgaagtggaatcaggcattattagctgatttgtgaactttttgtttacaaatttacaattgagtatgcaaatgtattagcattgtaagaactaatttaaacataaaatctgccgtggatacatgcattattagctgagatatgaactttttgtttacaaatttacaattgagtatgcaaatgtattagacgtgtaaaaactaatataaatataaattctgaagtggattcaggcattattagctgagttatgaactttttgtttacaaatttacaattgagtgtgcaaatgtattagcattgtaagaactaatgcACTAAGaagagttgtgaacttgtaacgtcctgtcgtccacgggtagtcagcgggacgtccagggtctgtgcagatatatttatttggttcaggcgtggttgctgtaagagattttCCCCGATCCGTTTGCCCCCCAGGGAGAACTCGAGAGGGAAATACAGTAAAGAGTAAGAGTACGGTTTATTGACGTAATATTACAGTCAGGTAAATTGATTAGGATTTCGGCTGGGCTGGTGACCCTCAGAATGGCTCGGCCGACGGAAAAGATCGTGTCCGTGAACCCCGGGTGACGGTGGGCGTAGGCTTCTCGCGTCTGGGTGGGTCCTCTCGCGTCTGGATGCCGTCAGCTGCAGCTCGTGCCTGGGGAAGAGGGAGAAGAGAGAGGTTGGCTCCGCTCGGGTGGTTGTTGGCCGCGCAGGTCCGTATGCCGTCCGTCGCGTGGGTTCGCCAGTCGGCTCGGAGGGTGGAagtgggactcgaaagtctgcacggagaagttgttgtcttggactcggaagtctgccaggagaagtgtggtttgggactcgaaagtctgccaggagaagtgtggtttgggactcgaaagtcggccaggagaagtgtggtttgggactcgaaagtctgcccggagaagttgttgtttgggactcgaaagtctgcctggagaagtgtggtttgggactcgaaagtctgccggagaagtgcggtttgggactcgaaagtctgccaggagaattggaccctaaagtcagcagagatttggaccctaaagtcagcagagaggtggaccctaaagtcggcagagatttggaccctaaagtcagcagagatttggaccctaaagtcagcagagatttggaccctaaagtcagcagagaggtggaccctaaagtcggcagagatttggaccctaaagtcagcagagatttggaccctaaagtcagcagagatttggaccctaaagtcagcagagaggtggaccctaaagtcggcaacgatttggaccctaaagtcagcagaggtggaccctaaagtcagcagaggtggaccctaaagtcagcagaggtggaccctaaagtcggcaacgatttggaccctaaagtcagcaaggtggaccctaaagtcagcagaggtggaccctaaagtcagcagaggtggaccctaaagtcggcaacgatttggaccctaaagtcagcaagGAGGAAGGAGGGGGGTTAGCGGGGAGGATTACGACTAACTACTATGTATTGGGTGGAACCTGGATTTACCTGGTTCCCGaaaagtgacttggctgcttgggtgATTACGATCGCAATCAGCGGCTGAGTGACTGCTCCAGTGCCgtggcccgctttatatagggctcggcgaggccctagtgtggccagctccCTGGTCGGTTTTTGCCTCCGATAGTGTGCCCGGCCGTCGTATAGCCAGTGTCTTGCTTCATGCGGAGTTGCCTTAAACGGCCCCCCACACAAGTAGGTCCGAAGAGAGGGATAACTTCAAGGGTGCGGTTTTATTCTGTGAATACATTAAattagcctaatacatttttaaactaacttAAGCTTACCGCAGTGTGCCCTCCTACAATTCACAAGACaatgaaaaagcacaatttagGCGGCATTCACAGTGCCGATATTAGTAGGCCCCTACTTCATGGGCCAAGAAATCCATACAACATCGGATAACTTACAAAATACTAGAATTTCCTTCCAACACTTATTCTACCTATCGATTACAATGTTTGGCCGTCGACATCCCCGACCCCGTGAAGAACCGCTTCACTCAAATCCAAAACTGCAAGTTTCGAGACAGGCCGCAACATTGTCCGAGATAGTCCGTTGTCGCTCACGCGCACACTGGCGCGTCTGACGACTCCATCAGCTCCGCTGTAGACCTCCTCCACGATGCCCTTGCGCCACTCTCGTCTGGGCAAGGCAGGATCGCAGACGAAGACCATATCGCCCTGGCGGATGGGCTCCGTTCTCCGGCACCACTTCTCGCGGCGCACCAGCGTAGGCAGGTACTCCAGGACCCACCTCCTCCAGAAACGGTCTCGCAGCATGCGAGCAATCCTCCACTGCTTTCGCGTAGAACCCTCCTTGGGCAGCTCCGCCTCCAAACCAGGCGTATTCGGCAGGTTAGCTGCTCCCTTGAGCAGGTCGTTTGGCGTCAACGGCGCCTCCTGGTCCGCATCCACCGGCAAGTGGGTGAGCGGACGCGAATTGACCACATTCTCCGCCTCGATCAGTAGACTTTCCAATACGTGATCCCTCGGCGCGACTTCCTTCAATGTATGGCGCAGCACTCGCTTGACGCACTGCACCATCCGCTCCCATACTCCACCCTCGGACGGGTTCGATGGCCAATTAAAGACCCATTCAATGCTCCTGCTGGATAACTCACTCTGAATTCTCTCCGTCTCGAACACGTCTCCGAATCGTCTGGCCTCCCTGTCAGCTCCCACGAAGTTCTTGCCGTTGTCACTCCGCAGTCTATGTACCGGTCCTCTACGGCAGACGAAGTTCCTGATCGCAATTATGCAGGAATCCGTCGACAGGTCATGCGCCAGCTCCAGATGAATCGCCCTTGTCGTCAAACACGTGAACAAGGCGACCCAACGCTTCTCTCGGTGACGGGCAACAGTCACCAGCAGTGGTCCAAAGTAGTCCAATTCAGTATATTTGAATGGCCATCCACCCGCTTCCAATCGATCCTCTGGAAGGGGTGCCATTATCGGCGGCATCGGCCGCGTTCGCTGCAACTTGCACTCGTAGCACGACGAGATCACCTCCTTCAGCATGCGCCTCATCTTCGTGACCCAGAATCTCGTCCGGATCTGAGCAATCATCGCATCCACGTTTTGATGCTTCATCTGGGCGTGGAAGTGTCTCACAATCATCTCAGTAAGACTGTGCCTGTGTGACAGTATCACAGGCCTCCTCGCACTGTACGGCATGCACAGCGCAGCATCAACTCTGCCATGAACTCGCAGAACTCCATGTTCATCCATGTACGGCGCCAGACCTCGAATCTCGCTCGAGCTGGCGACTTCCTTTCCGCGTTTCGCCGACCTCATTTCATCGGGAAACGATTCCAATTGGGCCTGCCTGACCAGCAGGTTCTCCGCGGCCTCACACTCCTTTGCAGTGAGTCCGTATTCCTCGAGCTCGCTTCTCTGTCTGCGGCACCAACGCGCAAACCTCAAGACCCAGGCTGTGGTCCTCACCAGGCGGCTGAAGCTCGAGAATCTCTGGAACGGAATGACAAATTCATTTGTGGCCACCAATGcaaactcactcactcacaaCACGCTCAGTTCCCTCCTCAGGCACTGGCCAGCCGCTCGCTGGCTGCCTCAAAAATGCGGGACCGCTTAGCCACCGGGATTCCGGGCTAAGGTCCGCCTTGTTCTGCGACCGCGTCGCATCATCCGCTGCGTTGTCAGCTGTAGGTACCCATCTCCACTGGGAAACCTCCGACGACTCCAAAATCTCCGCCACTCGGTTGCCAACAAACTGCTTATACCGGCGGTGGGTGCTGCCGATCCATCTCAGCACCGTTTTTGAGTCCGTCCATAATACCGTTTCGCTGATGTCCACACTGTGCTCCTCCTTGATAGTGTTTATCAATCTGGTTCCAAGAACCGCTGCCTGCAGCTCCAGCCGTGGGATTGACATCGTTCTCATCGGCGCGCACTTCGTCTTTGCGCACACGAAACTAGCCAGCACTTTGCCATCCTCGTACATGACCCTCCAATAGGCCACCGCCGCGAATGCAGATTGACTCGCATCCACGAACACGTGCAACTCGATGGTCCGAACTGCtccatgcccaaaatagtgcCGAGGACATCGGAACTGTCCCACGGCGTCCATCTGCCTGCGCCAGGCAGCAAAGGCTCTGCCTATCTCCTCCGGTAGTGGTTCGTCCCACTGGATCTTCTGCCTCCATATCTCTCGCAGCAACAGCTTCGCTGTAATCATCAGGCAGCACAGGAATCCCAATGGGTCGAATGTTGACATCAGCAGGCTCAAATACTCCCTCTTTGTAGGGACTCGATCTCCACTTAGAACGCTTTCTGGCACTCGATGATACTCCACGTTGAATCTGAAGTCATCCGTTGCTACCTGCCAGCGCATTCCAAGGATCTTCTGCTCAGCCTCACCCCATCCGACGCTCTTGACTCGTCCAGGTGGTCCCAACGCCGCTTCCACGATGGGTGAGCTGGATGAAAACTGGCATAGTTCGAAGCCAGCCTCCGCATGTATCTCCTTCACTCGGGTAGATACCGCAATAGCCTCGCTCTCTGTAGCGAAACTGTCCACGTAGTCATCAACATAATGGTGGTCGATGATGGCCTTGACTGCCCTCGGATCTGAATCCCGAAACTTCAGGGCATTCAGCGTCTTCACGTAATGCGCAGTGCTCGGCGAGCAGGCTGCTCCAAACGTCATTACGTTCATCTCGTACACATCCGGGTCTCGATCGTCGTTGCCATCTCTCCAAAGGAACCGTTGGGAACATCGATCCTCGGGTCGGATCAGCACTTGGTGGAACATCTCCTTGATGTCACCGCAGACTCCGACTGCTCCTTCCCTGAAATGGAAGAGCACGGCTGGCAAGGGCTTATAGTGCTGAGGCCCCTTGTCCAGCGCCGAATTTAGAGAGGTTCCTCCAACCTTGGCTGCAGCATCAAACACAAGCCGGACCTTACCGGGCTTGTTCGGGTTTTCGACACCAAAATGTGGCAAATACCATAGCTTGTCGCTCTTCACGGCGACCTCATCCGGCTGCAGCTTCCTCGCATACCCTTTGGACACGTAATCCTTGATGATACGATCGTATTCCAGCGCCAACTGCCCGTTGCGCTTGAACTTCTTCTCTACGTTGATCAGCCGTCTGTGCGCCATCTCGTAGCTCCGTGGCAGCACAGCGTGGTCGTCCTTCCAGAGTAGTCCCGTCTGGTAGCGACGCCCCACTTTCACCGTGGTGTCTTCGAGGATCCTTTGTGCCCGCGCGTCATCGCTTGCTGCGACCTGTGGCGCGA of the Drosophila kikkawai strain 14028-0561.14 unplaced genomic scaffold, DkikHiC1v2 scaffold_254, whole genome shotgun sequence genome contains:
- the LOC138929500 gene encoding uncharacterized protein, with protein sequence MQHSPRRSSRLNGGEATPTTTRADQQPASSGAGNRPQVNITTAAAISRPATTVTTVASQPRSTAVTAASSVPEEGQPLTSYLMERITALENELRQVKVLNSESTAKRAPIAVGPSANGANSEASGRPPSWGGPPVATSNGEAPTNGVGPVPHSCVGASSTACTQPPYWSGPPLLTTSNHLVEPLCATSVAQTAHGFVLPGGSIHNVATASPFVGSYASMTPNGAQGANGPRRLPDLPVFGGQPEEWPIFNCAFVETTQAYNCTDLENNQRLLKALKDEARETVKSLLIHPGNVSAVMEQLRFRFGRPEQLIRSQLNSVREVPPISEQHLARIVPFATRVSNLTAFLQSAKAEQHLGNPTLMEELVAKLPTSKRVDWARHAASIEPFPTVAHFSTWLQEYANIVCTILDVEGKEPRRRVLHASVDQNGCEQRDDRHGGCPICGGQHATTSCREFIGASPSRRWSMVKRHRLCFTCLRIGHTARTCNGHGECRINGCRQMHHRLLHGADEGRRWPEQQSGFRRHDGGNQQSAVSRHSPERRSSPRGGYRDHERSQQPAVLRNSLERRAPQPAEAPVQRNLSCIDAEGGRLLFRILPVTLYGAGRQVDTYALLDEGSSVTMIDDELRRDLGVRGEHRQLNIQWFGGRASREPTNVVSLEISGAGKPTRHALRNVYAVSSLSLPMQTLCRRDVQGVHKDARLPMKPYSNAVPKLLIGLDHGHLGLPLRTRRFAREGPYAAATELGWVVYGPVSGQSTTPSPRSCLLAVSMEDAMEKMVEDYFEMESFGVKLAPQVAASDDARAQRILEDTTVKVGRRYQTGLLWKDDHAVLPRSYEMAHRRLINVEKKFKRNGQLALEYDRIIKDYVSKGYARKLQPDEVAVKSDKLWYLPHFGVENPNKPGKVRLVFDAAAKVGGTSLNSALDKGPQHYKPLPAVLFHFREGAVGVCGDIKEMFHQVLIRPEDRCSQRFLWRDGNDDRDPDVYEMNVMTFGAACSPSTAHYVKTLNALKFRDSDPRAVKAIIDHHYVDDYVDSFATESEAIAVSTRVKEIHAEAGFELCQFSSSSPIVEAALGPPGRVKSVGWGEAEQKILGMRWQVATDDFRFNVEYHRVPESVLSGDRVPTKREYLSLLMSTFDPLGFLCCLMITAKLLLREIWRQKIQWDEPLPEEIGRAFAAWRRQMDAVGQFRCPRHYFGHGAVRTIELHVFVDASQSAFAAVAYWRVMYEDGKVLASFVCAKTKCAPMRTMSIPRLELQAAVLGTRLINTIKEEHSVDISETVLWTDSKTVLRWIGSTHRRYKQFVGNRVAEILESSEVSQWRWVPTADNAADDATRSQNKADLSPESRWLSGPAFLRQPASGWPVPEEGTERVRFSSFSRLVRTTAWVLRFARWCRRQRSELEEYGLTAKECEAAENLLVRQAQLESFPDEMRSAKRGKEVASSSEIRGLAPYMDEHGVLRVHGRVDAALCMPYSARRPVILSHRHSLTEMIVRHFHAQMKHQNVDAMIAQIRTRFWVTKMRRMLKEVISSCYECKLQRTRPMPPIMAPLPEDRLEAGGWPFKYTELDYFGPLLVTVARHREKRWVALFTCLTTRAIHLELAHDLSTDSCIIAIRNFVCRRGPVHRLRSDNGKNFVGADREARRFGDVFETERIQSELSSRSIEWVFNWPSNPSEGGVWERMVQCVKRVLRHTLKEVAPRDHVLESLLIEAENVVNSRPLTHLPVDADQEAPLTPNDLLKGAANLPNTPGLEAELPKEGSTRKQWRIARMLRDRFWRRWVLEYLPTLVRREKWCRRTEPIRQGDMVFVCDPALPRREWRKGIVEEVYSGADGVVRRASVRVSDNGLSRTMLRPVSKLAVLDLSEAVLHGVGDVDGQTL